Genomic DNA from Peribacillus simplex:
ACATCCTGGGGTTCAACTGTGATGACTTCTTCTGAACGCGTATGGATCGAATAATCATAAACGGGTTTTTCTATCGTTTCATAGCGCAGCAATGCGTTAATGTGATCGATTAGCAAATCATTATCAAATGCAAGCGGATGATCATAGTTCGTTTTCAAACGCTCTTCAAAAGGCAGATGACTTTGATCTTTATAATAATAATCTTGTTCGATCATCAAGATGGAATGTCCTTGAAAGAATTCAAAAATGGAACGGGTAACACTTGTTTTACCTGATCCCGACCCTCCGGTAACTCCGATGACCACTGGTTTCTTTCTTGTCATATCAATTCTCCTTCCGCATCATATTGTTCACATAAACTC
This window encodes:
- the udk gene encoding uridine kinase — translated: MTRKKPVVIGVTGGSGSGKTSVTRSIFEFFQGHSILMIEQDYYYKDQSHLPFEERLKTNYDHPLAFDNDLLIDHINALLRYETIEKPVYDYSIHTRSEEVITVEPQDVIILEGILVLEDERLRDLMDMKLYVDTDADLRILRRMTRDIKERGRSIDSVIEQYISVVRPMHNQFIEPTKRYADIIIPEGGQNHVAIDLMVTKIQTILEQKSFL